The stretch of DNA CCGACCTGCAGGATCGGGACTTCGGGCATCAGATTCGCGACTTGCGCGGTGAGATCCGGAAACGACCAGACGCAGAAATTGAATACGACTACGTCGGGATAGGCCAGCGCGATACGCCGCGCTTCCGCCCGCGCCGTCTCATAGTTCCAGACAATTTTGCGCGCGATCACGACATCGTGCTTCTTCCGGCGGAAGTAATCGGCCAGCCGCTCCTGGAACATGCGGCAGTCTTTCTCGGTGGCCTTGGCGACGCGAGCTCGTCCGTCGGTGAAGGTAACGATGCCGATTTTCATGGCGCTCTCCGCGGCGAGGGGTAGTGGTTAGCGATGCCTGCGGCCGGGGCCGCGTGCCGAAACGGTATTAGGGGGGGCGGGACGCGGTTTCGCAAGGTCGGCCGGGGAGCTGTGGGTGGCGGGAACGACGTTCTCCGCGCGGCTCCGAGTTGTGCCCGGCCGCCCTCCGTCTACAATGCACTGCGGCAGGCGGGTGGAGTGCGCCCACGGATGGGCCCGCGCCGCAGAACGGAGGCCTCACCATGTCGCCACGGAAGAATCGCCCGGTCCTCTATGAGGTGCATGCGCGGACGCTCCGCGGCAAGGGGCGCAGCTTCATCCCCCGGACCCCGCAACCGCCGGCACCACCCTCGGCCACGCCGCCGGCGGCACCGGCCGTCGTGCCGGAAGCGGTTGATCTCCCCGCCGGGATGGCAGCATTCGATGGCCTCGACGAGACGTCGTGGAGTGGTGTGCGCTATGCCGCCGGTCGCGTCTATCTCGCGCTGGGCTGGCCGCACCTTGTGGTGCTGGGTGCCGCTCTGTTGTGTCTTATCGTCGCTTCTTTCCAGGCCGGGCGCAGCTCCGTCGCTCCGCCCCGGGAGAATGTGCAGCAGGGCAGTGCGGCCCTCGCGGATGCACTCAGCGCGACACCGGTTCAGCGTGCGGCTCCACCTGATGCCCTGCCGACACCCACCGAAGGGTCACGCGGCGGCGACCTGCGACCCGGACAAGGGCGGGGTAATGAGGGTGTTGTTGCGACGCCCTATACGCCGATGATTTCCGGCACGAACACGCCGACGGCGACGGCCCAGGAGTCCCAGCGGCCAACGCCCGTCCTGGAGACGCCGGCGTCCTTCACGCCGCAGCGCGGCTCGTTCCATGTGCTAGTGCAGTACTTCCGCCGTGCAGCGCGGGGCGATGCCGACCGGGCCGCGGCCTACCTCACGGAGAATGGCGTACCGGCTGCGGTGCTCGAAGGTGCCGGCGACTGGCAGCTTGTGGCGACCCAGGCCTTCACGACCGAGGCGCAGGCCCGGACGCTGGTTGATCGCATCAAGACCCTCGGGCGCGAGTACTTCCGTGCCGGCGGCGGCTACTCCTTTGATGGGGCCGCCCCGCGACGTTATTAGCGGCTCTCCCAGCCCCAACTTCCTGGCAGGATGGAGTTGGGGTCAGGGTTGAGAATTCGAAGTCATGCGCCCCGCTTCCGGTTTCTCCCCTCTGGGGAGCGGGGCATTAGGATTACTCCTCGTAAACGGTGGTCGGGGAGCTGCCGCTTACTCATGTTTTCCGTTGAGTAGCAACCGCCCAAGGGCTGAAGATTCGCCATGCCCACACGCCTTGAACAACTACAGAAACTCGTTGCGGTCGATCCGAACGATCCGTTCGCACACTACGGTGTCGGACTTGAGCTCCTGGGGCTAGAGCGGTTCGAGGAGGCCTGTGCGGCCTTCACCGCGGCGCTCGAGCGGGATCCCAACTATGTTGCCGCTTACCACCTGCGCGCCCGCACCGAGATCAAAATGGGGCCCGCCCCGCGGCGGCGGAAACCCTGCGTGCGGGGATCGCGGCCGCGCAGCGTGTTGGTGATCGCCATGCCGCGGCGGAGATGGCGGAACTGCTGGAGTCCCTCGGATGAGCGTACGTGTAGGTATCGTGGGTTGCACCGGTCAAATGGGCCAGACGCTGATCCGCTTGCTTGCGGAGGAGAAGGAGCTGCGCCTGGCCAGCGCGGTGACGATGCCCGGCGACCCGCACCTGGGAGCCGACGCGGGTCTCCGTGCCGGTGTGGGAGCGGTCGGAGTAGCGATCTCCACGGAATTGTCCGAGGTCGATGTCGCGATCGAGTTCACCCTGCCGGCCGGCTGCATGCACTGGGTCGCGGCATGTGCCACGCGCGGCATCGCGCTCGTCAGTGGCACGACGGGACTCGGACCGGCGGAGCAAGCCACACTCGCGGAGGCCGCTCGACGCATTCCGATTGTCTGGGCGCCCAATATGAGCGTGGGAGTCAATCTGTTGCTGGCGCTGGTCGAAGATGTTGCGGCCCGGCTCGGTGATGCGTGGGATGTCGAGATCATCGAAGCCCACCACCGCCGCAAGGTGGACGCCCCGAGCGGAACTGCCGATGCACTGCTCCGCGCCGTCGCGGCCGGTCGGCAGCGTGATGCCGCCGAGATCTCCGTCTTCGGCCGACGGGGTCATGTGGGGCCACGCCCCGCGGGCGAGGTTGGCGTGCATGCGGTCCGGCTGGGTTCCATCGTGGGAGCGCACGACGTGCACTTCGCCAGCGAAGAGGAAGTTGTCACCCTCAGCCACCAGGCCCTCTCGCGTGCAGCATTCGCGCGTGGGGCGCTCCGCGCCGCGCGCTGGATCGGTGGACGTCCGCCCGGGTTGTATTCGATGCGTGCCGTGCTGCTCTCATAGACCGGGGTCTTTTATCTGACAGCCCCCCGATGCTTCCGGGGGTGTCGGCCTGCGGTTTCGGTACACGGCCGGGAACCCCTCCCTGCAACCCATTTCGCCCCGCCAGTTATGGGAAACCCGCGCCGTCTACGGCCAACGCACGCCCTGGGCAAGCGTTGATCAACAGACTGGCGAATCAGGCCGACGAACCCCTCAGCAAGCCGCAGACCATGCTGACTGCCAGTTGCGCCGAAGCGGACCAGCGGTCTACTGCGATTGCCAAGCGGGAAGTGCGTGCCGCGGTCGGAGGGCAGAGGAGTTGCGCCTTGACGCTGACGCGTTACTGGGATCGGCGGCGATTTATCCGGGTTCCCGCGGAGGGTCCGGCCCGGTGGACCTCGGGCCCCTACACCGGCTTCGGGGAACTGCTCGACATTTCCCCCGGTGGGGCGGGCTTGCGCGTGTCCGCGGTGAAATCCGCCCATGTGGGTGCGCGACTCTCGCTCGACATCCCGCTTGCCTCTGGCTCCGTCTGGCGCGTGGCCACCCATGCCAAGGTGGTCTGCAAGCGCCCCGAAGCCGACGGCAGCTATCGTGTCGGCCTCGAGTTCGAGCGGTTGGAGCAACCCGGCAGGGAGGCGGGTGCATGCAGTGCGGATGAGCAGTAACCCTGTCCGCGTATGCTTCCGCTGCAAGCCGGAGGCCGACCCGACACCCATCTCCATCTGAAAAGCGGCCAACGCAGCAGTCATCGTCTGCGCATTCCCGGCAGCCCATCCTCCGGTACAATCGCGTCCGCAGGTCGAACACGTCGGAGTCTGCGGCCGCGGCCTGACACGCGCCGCGTCGGTACACGATCGGAGAACCAGGATGGGGCCACTCCCGATGACCTTGCTGCTGCTGGTGGCGTTCGCGGGCTTCAGCTACACGGCGTGGCGTCGCTGGCGGCTGCTGCGGGTGGCGCGACGTCCGGAGTCGCGTTGCGACCGACTGGGGGAACGCGTGGGGGGCGTCTTGCGCTACGTGCTCGGGCAGTACCGCATGCCGCGCTACGCGGCCGCGGGCTGGGCGCACGTGCTCGTGTTCGCCGGTTTCGTGGTGCTGCTGCTGAATTCAATCCTGTTGTGGGTGCGTGGTTTCGTGCCGCCCGGCAGCCCCGTATACGACCTGTGGATCTTCGGCGTGGACCAGCCGCTCGGGGCCGCATATGCCCTGCTTCGCGATGTATTCACCGTGCTGGTGATCCTCGGTGTTGTTGTCTTCGTGTGGAATCGGGTTGTGCTGCGCCTCACACGCCTGACGCTCAGCAGCGAGGGACTGCTCATTCTGGGCATCATTTTTGCCATGATGGCCGCCGATCTCGTCTACGAAGGTGTCGAGATTCACCGGCATCTTGGCGGGCCGTTCGTCGCCGTGATGCCCTTCGCGTCGCTGGTAGCATATATGGTGGGCGACAATGCTGTCCTCTGGCACCTCGGCTTTTGGCTGCACGCCGGGCTGGTCCTGCTGTTCCTGAACCTGCTGCCCTACGGGAAGCACTTCCACATCCTCACCGTCGTGCCGAACATCTTTGCGCGCCAGCTCGGGCCACGCGGCCGCCTGGCACCGGTGGCCGACCTCGAGGGCCGCGTGGAGCGCGAGGAAACACTCGGCGTGAAGACGCTACGGGATTTCTCGTGGAAGGACATGCTCGATCTGTACACCTGCACCGAGTGCGGCCGCTGCTCCGACCAGTGTCCGGCCACGCGCACCGGCAAGCTCCTGTCGCCGAAGCACCTGCTGATCGGGCTGCGGGATCATGCCTACCTGCGCGAACGGGCGCTGGTCGCTCCGGCTACGAACGGCTCCACCGCCGCAGGCGGGCCCGACATCGAAGCCCCGGGCCGGCCGCACGGTGTCCGCGGATACACGTCGGGCACGGCTCCGGCAGATGCGGTGCGCGCCCATGAAGCCCTGGTGCCGGCCTGGATTGACCCCGAGGTGCTGTGGGGCTGTACAACGTGCGGAGCGTGCGAGGAGGAGTGTCCGGTCCTGATCACCTACATCGACAAGATTGTCGGCCTGCGACAGAACCTCGCGATGGAGCAGGGGCTGGTGCCGTCGCAGTTGCAGCAGATGTTCCAAGCGCTCGAGAACGCCGGCAATCCGTACAGCTTCCCCAACGACCGCCGCGCCGAATGGGCCGCCGGGCTGAATGTGCCGCTGCGTAGCGAGAAGCCGGACGCGGAGTACTTGTACTGGGTGGGCTGCGGGCCGTCCTTCGATGACCGCTCGCGTCGCATCGCACAGGCATTCGCGCGACTGCTCCAGGCGGCCGACGTGGATTTCGCGATTCTTGGCCCGGAGGAAACCTGCAATGGTGATCCGGCCCGGCGGGCGGGCAACGAGTTTCTCTTCCAGATGCTCGCTCAGCAGAACGTCGCCACGCTCCAGGGCTACCAGGTACGGAAGATCGTGACGACCTGCCCGCACTGCTACAACACGCTCAGCCACGAGTACCCCGATTTTGGTGGTAAGTTCGAGGTGGTCCATCACACCGAACTGCTGGCGGAACTGCTGCGCAGCGGGCGCCTGAAACCGGTGCGCCCCGTACCGCTCGAGTTGGTGTACCACGACGCCTGCTACCTTGGTCGGCACAACGGCGTGTACGACGCACCGCGCGCCGTGCTGGCCGCGATCCCCGGGGTTGCGTTGCATGAGCCGGTCGCACGGCGCGACCGCGGGATGTGTTGCGGTGCGGGCGGCGCGCAGATGTGGAAGGAAGAGGAAAGCGGTGCGCAACGGGTGAATCACGCCCGTGTCGAGCAGCTCGTCACGGCACTGCCGCAGGCCCGCACGGTCGAACAGGCGGTGGCCTCGGCCTGCCCCTTCTGCAAGACTATGCTCACGGACGGGCTGGCCGATACCGCCCGGGACAACGTGCGCCAACTCGACGTGGCCGAGGTTCTGTGGGAGGCGCTGAAAGAGTAAGGTTGTAACGGCCGGCCGCAGTCGGCCATTTCTCCAAGTCGGATCGCAAGGCCGGCGTGTGACCTCGTTCCCACGCCGAGTCATTCCCGCCATAATCTCCCCATGCTCCGCTTCGCGCTCCAGCGGCTCCTCGCCTTTCCACTGCTTCTACTCGCTATCTATGCTTGCGCCGTATTTCTCATCATGGCCACCCCCGGCGAGGGCCTCGAGGGTGGAGAGCGCGAGCTGCCCCCCGAGGTTCTGCAGCAGAAACGCATCGCCTTCAACTACGACCGCCTTATCACGGTGGCCGCTGCCGACGGTAGCGTGACGGCGGTCATTACCCCTGTTCCCTGGTACGAACGCTATTTCTGGCTCTGGCCGAAACGGCTCTTCTGGGATCAGGATCTCCCGGCTCACCAGTACGAGGACTGGACGGTTGTCGAGATCCTGCGGCTTGCGCTGCCGGTCTCGCTGCAACTCGGCACCCTGGCGCTGGGGCTCGCCGTTGCGCTCGGGCTGGCCGGTGGACTCGTTGCCGTCGGCTGCCGCGGCCACTGGCTCGAGCACGTCTCCGTGGGGCTGGCGCTGGTCGGAATCTCGCTGCCGACCTTCGTGATCGGCGCCGTACTCCTCATCGTTGTCGGTGTTTGGCTCGGCGCCCTGCCGGTTGGCGGCTGGGGCTCACCCGCTCAAGCCATCCTGCCCGCGGTTACGCTCGCCCTGCCCTACGCGGCCTACATCGCCCGCCTGACACGCGCGGCGCTGCTCGACGCGTATTCGGAGGACTACATCCGTACGGCCCAGGCGAAGGGGCTCGCGCCGCACACCGTCCTGTTCGAACATGCCCTGCGCAACGCCCTCCTGCCCGTACTGAGCTATCTCGGACCAGCCGCCGCGGCGATCTACACCGGCTCGTTTGTCGTGGAAAAAATCTTCAGTGTGCCGGGCATGGGCACGCACGTGGTGGAGTCCATCAACAACCGCGACCAGAGTCTGATCCTCGCGACCGTGATGATCTACGCCCTCCTGCTTGCGAGTTTCAACCTGCTTGTGGACCTGCTTTACGGGT from Phycisphaerales bacterium encodes:
- a CDS encoding 4-hydroxy-tetrahydrodipicolinate reductase; amino-acid sequence: MSVRVGIVGCTGQMGQTLIRLLAEEKELRLASAVTMPGDPHLGADAGLRAGVGAVGVAISTELSEVDVAIEFTLPAGCMHWVAACATRGIALVSGTTGLGPAEQATLAEAARRIPIVWAPNMSVGVNLLLALVEDVAARLGDAWDVEIIEAHHRRKVDAPSGTADALLRAVAAGRQRDAAEISVFGRRGHVGPRPAGEVGVHAVRLGSIVGAHDVHFASEEEVVTLSHQALSRAAFARGALRAARWIGGRPPGLYSMRAVLLS
- a CDS encoding PilZ domain-containing protein, whose translation is MTLTRYWDRRRFIRVPAEGPARWTSGPYTGFGELLDISPGGAGLRVSAVKSAHVGARLSLDIPLASGSVWRVATHAKVVCKRPEADGSYRVGLEFERLEQPGREAGACSADEQ
- a CDS encoding (Fe-S)-binding protein, whose product is MTLLLLVAFAGFSYTAWRRWRLLRVARRPESRCDRLGERVGGVLRYVLGQYRMPRYAAAGWAHVLVFAGFVVLLLNSILLWVRGFVPPGSPVYDLWIFGVDQPLGAAYALLRDVFTVLVILGVVVFVWNRVVLRLTRLTLSSEGLLILGIIFAMMAADLVYEGVEIHRHLGGPFVAVMPFASLVAYMVGDNAVLWHLGFWLHAGLVLLFLNLLPYGKHFHILTVVPNIFARQLGPRGRLAPVADLEGRVEREETLGVKTLRDFSWKDMLDLYTCTECGRCSDQCPATRTGKLLSPKHLLIGLRDHAYLRERALVAPATNGSTAAGGPDIEAPGRPHGVRGYTSGTAPADAVRAHEALVPAWIDPEVLWGCTTCGACEEECPVLITYIDKIVGLRQNLAMEQGLVPSQLQQMFQALENAGNPYSFPNDRRAEWAAGLNVPLRSEKPDAEYLYWVGCGPSFDDRSRRIAQAFARLLQAADVDFAILGPEETCNGDPARRAGNEFLFQMLAQQNVATLQGYQVRKIVTTCPHCYNTLSHEYPDFGGKFEVVHHTELLAELLRSGRLKPVRPVPLELVYHDACYLGRHNGVYDAPRAVLAAIPGVALHEPVARRDRGMCCGAGGAQMWKEEESGAQRVNHARVEQLVTALPQARTVEQAVASACPFCKTMLTDGLADTARDNVRQLDVAEVLWEALKE
- a CDS encoding ABC transporter permease, which translates into the protein MLRFALQRLLAFPLLLLAIYACAVFLIMATPGEGLEGGERELPPEVLQQKRIAFNYDRLITVAAADGSVTAVITPVPWYERYFWLWPKRLFWDQDLPAHQYEDWTVVEILRLALPVSLQLGTLALGLAVALGLAGGLVAVGCRGHWLEHVSVGLALVGISLPTFVIGAVLLIVVGVWLGALPVGGWGSPAQAILPAVTLALPYAAYIARLTRAALLDAYSEDYIRTAQAKGLAPHTVLFEHALRNALLPVLSYLGPAAAAIYTGSFVVEKIFSVPGMGTHVVESINNRDQSLILATVMIYALLLASFNLLVDLLYGLVDPRIRVGARAA